The DNA sequence TGCTACCCACCAGAAATTCGAGTAATCGACATTGAACCGTTTACAGCAACAGGTTCTCCTAATTCGCAAGGTAGTGACTCACAAGCTTCATCTTCTGCTAGCAACGAGACCGATGTTTCTACGCAACCAACGTCTCCGAAAGCAGACGTTGTAAGTAACATGACTCAACAGCCAAATGCCCCAGTTTCAAAAGAAGCAGGCTTAGCCGATAAGCTCGGTGACAGTTGGTGGACCCCTCTATTATTCTTAGCACTCGGTGTTGGTTTAGCCTTTACGCCGTGTGTACTGCCTATGTATCCGATTCTAACGGGTATCGTTTTAGGTGGCGGCAAGCTCAGCCAAGGTCGTGCGCTGATGTTGTCGTTCATCTACGTGCAAGGCATGGCGCTGACTTACACCTTATTAGGTTTAGTGGTTGCTTCAGCAGGCATGCAGTTCCAAGCTGCCATGCAACACCCTTACGTACTGATCGCACTGAGTGTTTTGTTCGTGACGTTGGCGATGTCGATGTTCGGCGTTTATAACCTACAACTACCAAGCAGTATCCAAACCTGGCTCAATAATCAAAGCAACAAACAACAAGGTGGTAATACCTTGGGCGTGTTCGCGATGGGCGCTATCTCGGGCTTGGTGTGTTCACCTTGTACCACCGCGCCACTGTCAGGTGCGCTGCTGTATGTCGCTCAAAGTGGTGACCTATTAACGGGTGCGATTGCTCTGTATGCGTTAGCGATGGGTATGGGTATCCCGCTGATCTTAGTTGCGGTATTTGGTAATAAGCTACTGCCAAAAGCAGGTAGCTGGATGGACAAGGTGAAGATCGTATTCGGCTTTATCTTGCTGGCAGCACCTATCTTCCTGCTAGAGCGAATTATTCCTGAATTGTGGGCAACGGTACTTTGGTCTGGTCTTGGGTTCATCGCCTTTGGTTGGCTTTACCACAGCAAGAATGCACTGCCATTCGGTGGTTGGAAACAGAGCGCTGTGGGTATCATCGCGATGCTTGGCCTGTTCGCATCGGCTCAACCTGCACTCAATTACTGGTTCGCAGAAAAGAGCGTTGTGGTTGAGCAACAAATCCAATTTGCACGCGTCAACACGGTTGAAGAGTTAGAAATCCAGCTCATCGAAGCCAAGAAACTCGGCAAACCAGTGATGCTCGATTTCTACGCCGATTGGTGTGTGGCATGTAAAGAGTTTGAGAAGTACACCTTCCACCAAGCTGATGTTGAGAGCAAGCTTTCTGATTTCG is a window from the Vibrio splendidus genome containing:
- a CDS encoding protein-disulfide reductase DsbD; translated protein: MRRLATLLFVCVSLFTQPAWALFGNDNAEPSFGGNNNGFVPVDQAFPFNYYQQDGKVLLDWQVKEGYYLYQHSLSFTGQNLAIGNVEMEDGQPHQDEFFGEVSIYTQPLFVQVPLQSYQDGSQLIVKYQGCADAGFCYPPEIRVIDIEPFTATGSPNSQGSDSQASSSASNETDVSTQPTSPKADVVSNMTQQPNAPVSKEAGLADKLGDSWWTPLLFLALGVGLAFTPCVLPMYPILTGIVLGGGKLSQGRALMLSFIYVQGMALTYTLLGLVVASAGMQFQAAMQHPYVLIALSVLFVTLAMSMFGVYNLQLPSSIQTWLNNQSNKQQGGNTLGVFAMGAISGLVCSPCTTAPLSGALLYVAQSGDLLTGAIALYALAMGMGIPLILVAVFGNKLLPKAGSWMDKVKIVFGFILLAAPIFLLERIIPELWATVLWSGLGFIAFGWLYHSKNALPFGGWKQSAVGIIAMLGLFASAQPALNYWFAEKSVVVEQQIQFARVNTVEELEIQLIEAKKLGKPVMLDFYADWCVACKEFEKYTFHQADVESKLSDFVLLQADVTRNMPQDIELLKQLQVLGLPTIEFWDGEGNHVPNARVTGFMAADVFLKHMQDHQL